CAATCCTCGCCAACTGGCACAGGCGGATTCTTCTTATGCTCTTCCGCTCTTAAGCGGAACACTTCGGACGGCGTTACTTTTATATCGGTGAAACGCTCGTGCTTTTCGGCTTCTTTGTATAGCTCTATAGCCTTGTCCCATTCTGTGTTGACGTAATGTTTGCGGGCTTTATTGAATAGCTCGAACAGGATCTTTTCTTCGTCAGTCAGGCCACCTTTCATGGCTACAAGTTCGTAGATTCTGACAGCCTCATTTTTACCTACTACCTGAATATTATCGATCAACCTTGCTTCTACCAGATCCATTACTTTGCAGGGCTTACCATTTTCATCTTCGGCATCCATTTCTAGTGTGAAATGACTGACCGCGTTGAATATTCCGAACTGCTTTGCGCCTTCTTCTAGTCTCGCCGCTAGGTTAACCGCGTCGCCCATCATGGTGTAATTCATTCGCATGGCACTACCCATATTTCCCACTACTATCTCGCCCGTATTTACGCCGATTCTCGTACGCATATTGTGAACTACTTTCGGCCATTTTTCGTCGGGCGCCCATTGTTCTTCGGGGAATCCTTTTGTGTTTCTATTTGGCGCACTTGGCAGCACTTTCTCTTTGGCCCATTTGTCCCTTAGCATGTTGTTAGCATTTTGCATGGCAACAGCTACTCGGCATCCTCGCAAAGCATTGTCTGGCACATCCATTGGTGCTCCGAAAAATGCTATGATGGCGTCCCCTTCATATTTATCGAGGGTTCCTTTGTTATCAATAAGAATGTCGGTCATTACTGACAGATATTCGTTAAGTAGCTCAACAAGCTGTGTCGCTGTCAGTTTTTCAGAAAAAGTTGAGAAGCTTTGGATGTCTGTGAAATAGGCTGTGATTATTCTTGCTTCACCACCTAGTTCGGGCATTTCGCGATTGGAGAACATCTCATCAATCAGCTCTGGAGCAAGGTAGGATGAAAATGTCGCTTGCAGGAACTTTTTCTGTCCTTCTTCTTTCCAGAATTTTATCAGAGTCAGCATGGTGAAATTAATTCCCAATGTAATCAGAGCGTACATGGGTGTTAGGTAAGTATGATGCTCTCTGAAAATAAATAATGATCCAAAGAATATTGCCCCGCCCAGCCCTGCGATAGGAACAACCATCAAAAGTGTGCGTGTCCATGTCAGGAGTATTGTGGTCAGAATACCTGCGATAATGACGATTAAAAGTTCAAGCCCCGGTACCCAGTCTGGGCGGAGTATGAAATCTTTGGTCAGGATATTATCGATAATGGTGGCATGGACTTCAACACCGGGATAGTCGGATGCGAATGGTGTGACTCGTAAATCTCGCAGCCCAGCCGCCGAGGTCCCCATGAAAACTATTTTATTTTTAAGTTCCTTTGCTCCAACTTTTCCACTCAGAATATCGCGCGCACTGTAATACGGGAATTGCATTCCTTTACCGCGATAGCGGACAGCCATTTGTCCTTTAGCATCAACTGGAATTACCGTTTTTCCCAGCCGGATGGACTCAAACCCGTGCATGGACGTTTTTGCGATGATATTTTTTTTGCCGGTAGCTCGCATCAGTGTTGCCAATGCTAGGCTTGGATATTGTTTTCCCTGCCATGAAATTACCAGCGGAACTCGCCTTACCACTCCGTCAAAGTCGGTTATAGAATTATAAAAGCCACAGCGGGGGGCGGCTCTAGTCAACTCTGGAAGTGGGCATATTGCACCCTGTGCGTCCAAAGTCAGTTTATCTAAAGGTTGTGACACACCTGTTTTAATCTGCGCAATAGAAATTGGCGCGACTAAGCATTCTGTTTTTACGGCTGAAACTTCTTCGTCGTCCATAAAGTCGAAATAAAAACCAAGTACATATTTGCCTTGCGACAGGACATCAGCAAGCACCTGATCGTTATCCATCAGTCCTTTGGGTAGCCCTTTGAAATCAATTGTAACGCCTAATTCTTTACGTAAGCTTTCTTTAATAGCGTGCGGGGACGTTCTGTCCGGTTCAGCGAGAAGTATATCAAGTCCGGTTGAGAGGGCACCGGCCTGTGTGATTTTAGCGAGTAATAGTGCCATTCTGTATCTGGGCCAAGGCCACTGTCCGAACTCATTAAGGGATTCATCGTCGATGTCTACAATCACAGGGATGTTTGTTTTTGTTCCTACAGGACTTTGACGCATGAACTCATCATAAATTTTATAATCAACAAACTGTAGTATTGGCGGCCTGAAAACGTAGAGGGCCGCAATTATGACTGTGACAACCATTCCTGTTCCAAAAAGGAAGAATGAGTCAGACCCGTATATTCTTTTTAATGTATGTTTTATTTTTTTTCGCATGTTAATTTGTATTAAAAGATTGATTTTTTCTGTTAGAATGCCATTATGTAACATGTAATAGAGAGTTAATCATCTGGATTTTTTTGGCGTATTTAGGTATATGATAGTGATAAAGTGGTGGAAGTTTTTTTTAAAGATTTAATATATATGTATTTTTTTTGGAGTTTAGCGTGAAAATTGTTCGTTTACCTGTCCTGATAATGTCAGCTCTAATTTTTGCAGCATCTTTTGGTGAGGTTGCGGCGCAGCCTGCAATGTCTGAAGGGATGACTGCGATGAATCCTGATCAGGTTGATGGAAATCCACATCTAGCAAGGATCTTAACGGATCTTCTTGCTACTCACGATAGAATTAAAGCTGCGGAAGCTCGTGTAGAATCCGCTGAGCATCTGGTTTCTCAGAGCTGGTCTGGTTGGACTCCTAGCGTTGACGCTTCGGTTGAAGGTGGGCGCGAGGAAATAGACAAGCCTGGAGGCGGAACAAATAAAGCTCGAAACGAAGAAAAAATTGAAGTAACTCAGCTCCTCTACGATTTTGGCGGAGCTACCGGCGGAGTTTCAAGAGCTGAGGCTGTTTTGAATGAGTACAAAGCTATGCTTGATCAAGTCGAGCAGGAGCTGATTATTCAGGGTGTTGATGCATATCTAGGGCTTATTCGCTCAAGAGAAATGCTCAAGTATGCCATTCAGTCTGAAGATAGTATGAAACGTCTTTCTGGAATGGAAGAGACTCTCGTTCAGCGCGGAGCAGGTCTTTCATATAAGGAACTCCAGATTAAAGCTCAGCTCGCTGGGGCAATGTCCTATAGGGTTACGGTAGAGCGTCAATTGCAGATGGCTCGCAACCGTTATAGATCTGTGTACGGATATGCGGTTACTCTTGACGAAATAGATAAAATGGTTCCTGTGAACATGCCTGCCACATATATGCCGGCATCTCTTGATGATGCGATTGCTTTGGCGCATGAACAGAATCCAATGCTCATTCAGCTTAGATACGTAAAAGAAAGATCCAACAGCGATGTTGATATTCAGGAAGCGACTCTTTTCCCGAAATTTGAATTTGTCCTTGGAGGCAAAAGACGGGAGCAGGATCAGGGCGCAAGTGGTGTAAGAATGGAAAATAAAGCTACTTTGCAAATGAGCTACACCGGTTTTACCGGTATTAGTGAATATCAGGGTGCTCAGTCTGCGAAAGCTAATCTGCGCGAGATTCGCAAGCAGACTCTTGATGTTAGACGTACTGTTGAAGAGAATGTAAGAAATGCTTGGCTTGAGCTTATGACACTTCGTAAAAATGCGGAGCTGTATAGAACTCAGGCGAATATTACTGCCGAGTTTCTTGAACTAATCAAGAAAAAGAGAGCTACCGGAGAACAGGTTGAGCTTCTCGATATTCTGGTTGGTGAGCGTGACTATAGTACCGCCACAAGCGCAAGCGTTACTTCAGATATTGATAATATAATTTTTGCTTACAGACTGCTTTATCAGATGGGTATGATAAACATTGAGGTCTTTAAGTAGGCTGCTTCCCATTTGGCGGATATCCGGCAAAGAAATTCCATGCGCGCTCAGCCCATGGAATTTTCTTGTTTGATGGGTAGAATATTTAGGCAACATTAACTGAGGGTCAACTGATGAGAGAGTTGTTGCGCAGATTGTCATTGGTTCCATTTCTTGCATTTGAGATATCTCTTGCTTCGTTTTTTATTAATATTCTTTCTCTTGCCTCTCCTATTTTTGTCATACAGGTTCTTAATCGCTATGTCGGATACGGCTTTGATGGAACTCTTATTACGCTCACAGCCGGGATGCTTATTGCCGGATTTCTCAGCCACGGTTTTACCGTTGTGCGTGTTCGTCTGGCTTCGGCTGTTAATGTAGGTCCTGACAAGGCACTTGCTGCAGCTGTTTTAACATGCCTTTCCCGTGCAAAAATGAATACGTTAGGGCGCATTTCTCCTGCCAGAATCCATGAACTGATGAGCGGTATACAGGTTGTTCAATCTGGATATGATGCTTCAGTTATATGCTCTGTGCTCGATATGCCGTTCTTTATTCTTTTTGTCGGGGCCGTATTTTTTCTTAGCCCAGCCATTGCTGTGATAACTATTCTTGCTGTTTGCTGTACTCTGCTTGCCGGATGGCTGAGCATGCGGCGAGGTAAAAGACTGATGGATTCCATGCGAAATGAATCTATTTTACATCGGGGATATCTATCTAACGCCATTTCCGGCGCGGATACTGTCAGGGCTTTCGGCGGGCTGGGTTTCCTTTCAAATGTTTTGGATGGTCAGGTCGAAAAGCTTCAAAATATCAAGCGCGACATGGTGCAAAGCGGGACGCGGGCGCAAGCCGTTCTGCAAACACTGGGAATGTTACTCAGGGTGTTGGTCTATGCCGTGGGCGCACGCGAGGTTGTGGACGGAACTCTCAGTATGGGAGGACTTATTGGTGCATCTATTCTTTCCGGTAAGGCACTTTCCGTCTCCGCATCATTTATGAAGTCACGAAATATGATTGAAGAAGCTTCATCAATGATGGGTTCTCTACAGGAGTTCATGAGTCAGCCTCTGGAATCTGTGACGGGAACTGTTTTGAAAAATTACAGCGGCAGTCTTGAGATTAAAGATCTTGGTTTTGCCTACCCCGGATCTAGCGGACCTCTTTTCGAAAGACTTAGCGCAGATATTAAATCTGGTGATATAGTTGTTATTACAGGACACAATGGTTCAGGTAAAACGACCTTAGTCCGTCTGTTACTCGGACTGGTTGATCCCGGTAGGGGACAGATACTTGCTGAAGGGGTTGATCTCCGCCAAGTGGCTGCTCCATGGTGGCGTGGGCAGATAATGTACCTTCCGCAGGAACCCAGATTTTTAAATGCTACAATACGAGAAAATATTTGTTTGAATTGTCCTGATATTGATGACGAAAGAGTTGGAAGAATTGTCGAGGCAGCCGGTTTAAAACGATATCTTGATACCAGCGTGGATGGACTCGAAGCTCCTGTCATAAACGGGGGTTCTGAGCTTGCAGTTGGCATTCGGAGAAGACTGGCTCTTGCCCGGGCATTAGCCGTTCAAGGGGCTGTGTGTGTGCTCGATGAGCCTACCGAAGGGTTCGATCCTGAAGGTTTACGGATTATGGACATGGTTATTCAGAGTATTGTTAAGGCCAAGAAAACTTTGATTATTGTTACTCAGGATGTAAGGCTTGCAGAGCGGTCTAACGTGCTGATTGATCTGAGTACAAAACCAGTGCCTTTGGTGCTTTATCCTGCCAAAGAACGCGGTGAACACGCAAATAGCAATAACGATCCGTCGAAAGAAAATAGCTGCGATGATGGATGCGAGGAAGAGAAATGATAAATAAAGAAGCTCCTCATATTTCTGGCGAAGTTAAAGCCGCAAGCCATTATTTTCTATTTTTATGCGTAGCCATGTGTCTGGGATTCTTTGGTTGGGCCTGCTTTTTTGAGCTTGATATTGTTAGTCAGGCGGAAGGCGAAGTTATACCTAGCTCAAGGCTGAAACTGATCCAGCATCTCGAAGGCGGTATCATATTAAAGATTAGCGCTCGGGAAGGCGAAACTGTAGCTAAGGGGCAGGAACTACTTGTTCTTGAAGATACCTCCAGTGATTCCAGCGTAGAAGAACTTGATGTTCGTGTAAAATCATTGCGTGTGAATATCGCAAGGCTTGAAGCAGAAGATAAGGGGCTTGAGGCTCCTGCATATCCAAAAGATATTTATGAAGAATTTCCAATGATTGTCGAAAGGTCTCTTAAGCTGTTTCAAACGAGAAGAGATCGTCTTAATAATGATCTACAATCCGAAAGAGAAAAAATTATACAGCGCGAACAGGATATTAAGCAGATTGCTTCCAGGCAGCGCAATGCTATAACCAGCCTCAGACTTTTGCGCGAGCAGATTGCAATAAGTGATAGTTTGCTGGGGGAGGGACTTACCTCACGCTACAAGCATCTAGGCTTTCTAAAAGAAGAATCTAAGCTGAAAAGTACCATTGATGAGGACGTAGCTAAAAAGGCAAAAGCCCGTTCGGCTCTTACTCAGGCGCAGGCCGATATCAAAGAAATTACTAACTCATATTATGCTTCGGTCAGGGAAGAATTACAGGATGATCGGCGTGAACTTGAGGAATTTTCTCAGCGCATAAGAAAGTTTCAGGATAATCTGAATAGAACTGTTATCAGATCTCCTGTGGATGGTGTTATCAAAACTTTATATGCCATGAGTGCTGGCGAAGTTGTTAGGCCGGGTATGACTATTATGGATATTGTTCCTGCTGGTGATAAGCTCGTCATCGAAGCTCGTTTGCCTATCAGCGATATAGGGTATGTTAAAAGCGGACAGAAAGCAGTTGTTAAACTTGCTTCCCGTGATGCTGCCCGCTTTGGGAATCTGGATGGAAAAGTCGTAAATATCAGCCCTGATGCCGATACCACTAAGCGGGGCGGGACATATTACAGAGTTCGTATAATAACAGATAAAGATTTTTTTGAGCATGATGGTAATTATTACAGGTTGTTTCCGGGAATTCAGGTTATTGCGGGAATTCATATTGGGACGCGCACTGTTCTTGAGTATATTCTGGAACCGTTCATGGGATCGATGAGTTACGCCATGAGGGAGCGATGAAAAGTAATACGCCGGATGTTTCAAATGGAGACTCAACTAAATCCGATTGGCTGGCAAATCTTCCGGACAACGGGCGCAGGTCTTTTGAAGAAGCGGTTAGGAATCATTCCGCCGGAAAGTATGAGGAAGCTCTTAATTTTTACGCAATGGCGCTTTCGTATGCACCGGATGAGTCAGTTATTTTGTCAAATATCGGTGTGCTATTGCGCTCTCAGGGAAAATTTAAGGCATCCGAAGAGTGCTATCGAAGGGCGCTGGCTATCGACCCTGAATCTCCAGGATGTTGGACAAATTTAGGTAATGTTTTAAGACGATTGGGAAAGTTAAAGGAAGCTGCTTACTGCCATCGTAAAGCTTTCAAAATAGACAAAGAATTTATCGACGCATATTACAATCTCGCGCTTGTTTTACAGGATATGGGTAAGCTTGATGAGTCCATTAAAAATTTTGATTTTTGTTTGAAAGCAAAGCCCGGAGACGCCCGTATTAATTGGGATAAGGCTCTTGCTTTGCTTGCTAAGGGTGATTTTATCAATGGTTTCGAGGGGTATGAATATCGCTGGCAGCGTGGTGAATTGCGGGAGCGTCATTTCAAACAGCCGCTATGGGATGGCTCTCCGTTAAACGGGAAGCGCATTTTGCTGTATAGTGAACAGGGTTTTGGTGATACGTTACATTTATGCAGGTATGTTTCCGAAGTTGCAAAGGCCGGGGGCAAGGTTATCTTTGAGTGCCAGACTGAGCTTGTTTCACTTTTAAAGGGTTTAAACGGGCTTGATAAAATTGTGAGTTCTGGAGATAAGCTTCCTGAGTTCGATGTTCAGGCGTCGCTACTGAGCTTGCCTCTTATTTTTAAACATGAAATCAGCACCGTTCCTTCAGCTTGTCCTTATATTACGCCTCCTGCGGATTCCGGTTTTCCGGTGCATGTTCCTCCCGGAACTAAGTATAAAGTGGGAATTGTCTGGGCCGGAAAGGCCACACATAAAAATGACCATAACCGCTCTGTAAGTGTAGAAAATTTCTTTGTTTTTTCACGTATTCCCGGGGTTATGCTTTATTCGTTGCAAAAAGGTGGACCTTCGATTCAACGGGATGAATTCGCGTGTGGCTTTTTAGTACGGGATTTGGCTGCGGGCTGTAGTGACTTTGCTGATACCGCGAAGGTCATGAAGCAATTGGACCTTATTATAACGGTTGATACTTCGGTAGCTCATCTTGCGGGGGCGCTA
This is a stretch of genomic DNA from Maridesulfovibrio frigidus DSM 17176. It encodes these proteins:
- a CDS encoding CHASE2 domain-containing protein; this encodes MVVTVIIAALYVFRPPILQFVDYKIYDEFMRQSPVGTKTNIPVIVDIDDESLNEFGQWPWPRYRMALLLAKITQAGALSTGLDILLAEPDRTSPHAIKESLRKELGVTIDFKGLPKGLMDNDQVLADVLSQGKYVLGFYFDFMDDEEVSAVKTECLVAPISIAQIKTGVSQPLDKLTLDAQGAICPLPELTRAAPRCGFYNSITDFDGVVRRVPLVISWQGKQYPSLALATLMRATGKKNIIAKTSMHGFESIRLGKTVIPVDAKGQMAVRYRGKGMQFPYYSARDILSGKVGAKELKNKIVFMGTSAAGLRDLRVTPFASDYPGVEVHATIIDNILTKDFILRPDWVPGLELLIVIIAGILTTILLTWTRTLLMVVPIAGLGGAIFFGSLFIFREHHTYLTPMYALITLGINFTMLTLIKFWKEEGQKKFLQATFSSYLAPELIDEMFSNREMPELGGEARIITAYFTDIQSFSTFSEKLTATQLVELLNEYLSVMTDILIDNKGTLDKYEGDAIIAFFGAPMDVPDNALRGCRVAVAMQNANNMLRDKWAKEKVLPSAPNRNTKGFPEEQWAPDEKWPKVVHNMRTRIGVNTGEIVVGNMGSAMRMNYTMMGDAVNLAARLEEGAKQFGIFNAVSHFTLEMDAEDENGKPCKVMDLVEARLIDNIQVVGKNEAVRIYELVAMKGGLTDEEKILFELFNKARKHYVNTEWDKAIELYKEAEKHERFTDIKVTPSEVFRLRAEEHKKNPPVPVGEDWDGVYRMTKK
- a CDS encoding TolC family protein, which codes for MKIVRLPVLIMSALIFAASFGEVAAQPAMSEGMTAMNPDQVDGNPHLARILTDLLATHDRIKAAEARVESAEHLVSQSWSGWTPSVDASVEGGREEIDKPGGGTNKARNEEKIEVTQLLYDFGGATGGVSRAEAVLNEYKAMLDQVEQELIIQGVDAYLGLIRSREMLKYAIQSEDSMKRLSGMEETLVQRGAGLSYKELQIKAQLAGAMSYRVTVERQLQMARNRYRSVYGYAVTLDEIDKMVPVNMPATYMPASLDDAIALAHEQNPMLIQLRYVKERSNSDVDIQEATLFPKFEFVLGGKRREQDQGASGVRMENKATLQMSYTGFTGISEYQGAQSAKANLREIRKQTLDVRRTVEENVRNAWLELMTLRKNAELYRTQANITAEFLELIKKKRATGEQVELLDILVGERDYSTATSASVTSDIDNIIFAYRLLYQMGMINIEVFK
- a CDS encoding ATP-binding cassette domain-containing protein, which codes for MRELLRRLSLVPFLAFEISLASFFINILSLASPIFVIQVLNRYVGYGFDGTLITLTAGMLIAGFLSHGFTVVRVRLASAVNVGPDKALAAAVLTCLSRAKMNTLGRISPARIHELMSGIQVVQSGYDASVICSVLDMPFFILFVGAVFFLSPAIAVITILAVCCTLLAGWLSMRRGKRLMDSMRNESILHRGYLSNAISGADTVRAFGGLGFLSNVLDGQVEKLQNIKRDMVQSGTRAQAVLQTLGMLLRVLVYAVGAREVVDGTLSMGGLIGASILSGKALSVSASFMKSRNMIEEASSMMGSLQEFMSQPLESVTGTVLKNYSGSLEIKDLGFAYPGSSGPLFERLSADIKSGDIVVITGHNGSGKTTLVRLLLGLVDPGRGQILAEGVDLRQVAAPWWRGQIMYLPQEPRFLNATIRENICLNCPDIDDERVGRIVEAAGLKRYLDTSVDGLEAPVINGGSELAVGIRRRLALARALAVQGAVCVLDEPTEGFDPEGLRIMDMVIQSIVKAKKTLIIVTQDVRLAERSNVLIDLSTKPVPLVLYPAKERGEHANSNNDPSKENSCDDGCEEEK
- a CDS encoding HlyD family type I secretion periplasmic adaptor subunit, producing the protein MINKEAPHISGEVKAASHYFLFLCVAMCLGFFGWACFFELDIVSQAEGEVIPSSRLKLIQHLEGGIILKISAREGETVAKGQELLVLEDTSSDSSVEELDVRVKSLRVNIARLEAEDKGLEAPAYPKDIYEEFPMIVERSLKLFQTRRDRLNNDLQSEREKIIQREQDIKQIASRQRNAITSLRLLREQIAISDSLLGEGLTSRYKHLGFLKEESKLKSTIDEDVAKKAKARSALTQAQADIKEITNSYYASVREELQDDRRELEEFSQRIRKFQDNLNRTVIRSPVDGVIKTLYAMSAGEVVRPGMTIMDIVPAGDKLVIEARLPISDIGYVKSGQKAVVKLASRDAARFGNLDGKVVNISPDADTTKRGGTYYRVRIITDKDFFEHDGNYYRLFPGIQVIAGIHIGTRTVLEYILEPFMGSMSYAMRER
- a CDS encoding tetratricopeptide repeat protein, giving the protein MKSNTPDVSNGDSTKSDWLANLPDNGRRSFEEAVRNHSAGKYEEALNFYAMALSYAPDESVILSNIGVLLRSQGKFKASEECYRRALAIDPESPGCWTNLGNVLRRLGKLKEAAYCHRKAFKIDKEFIDAYYNLALVLQDMGKLDESIKNFDFCLKAKPGDARINWDKALALLAKGDFINGFEGYEYRWQRGELRERHFKQPLWDGSPLNGKRILLYSEQGFGDTLHLCRYVSEVAKAGGKVIFECQTELVSLLKGLNGLDKIVSSGDKLPEFDVQASLLSLPLIFKHEISTVPSACPYITPPADSGFPVHVPPGTKYKVGIVWAGKATHKNDHNRSVSVENFFVFSRIPGVMLYSLQKGGPSIQRDEFACGFLVRDLAAGCSDFADTAKVMKQLDLIITVDTSVAHLAGALGIPVFVALPYNPDWRWMRERPDSPWYPSMTLFRQQEPGNWDHVFNEMLSVLTTMVSE